The nucleotide window GCAGGCCTCGGAAGCCGCGCTGATGGCCGACCAGCAAGCCCGCGAAGGCGACCGGGTGGTGGGTGAGGCTGTGGCACAGATCGAGCGGCTGGCGGGTGAAGTGATCAACTCCAGCGAAGCGATGAACCAGCTCAAGGCCGAGAGCGACAAGATCGGCAGCGTGCTCGACGTGATCAAATCGGTGGCTCAGCAGACCAACCTGCTGGCCCTGAACGCGGCTATCGAAGCCGCCCGCGCCGGCGAGGCCGGGCGTGGCTTTGCCGTGGTGGCCGATGAAGTCCGCAGCCTGGCCCAGCGCACCCAGCAGTCGACTGAAGAGATCGAAGAGCTGATTGCCGGCCTGCAAAGCGGCACCCAGCAGTCGACTGAAGAGATCGAAGAGCTGATTGCCGGCCTGCAAAGCGGCACCCAACGGGTGGCCAGCGTGATGGACAACAGCCGCCAGCTGACCGACAGCAGCGTCGAGCTGACCCGCCGCGCCGGCAGCTCGCTGGAGACCATTACCCGCACCGTGTCGTCGATCCAGGCGATGAACCAGCAGATTGCCACGGCAGCCGAGGAACAGACAGCCGTGGCCGAGGAGATCAACCGTAGCGTGATGAATGTGCGGGATATATCCGACCAGACCTCGGCGGCAAGTGAAGAGACGGCCAGTTCCAGCGTGGAGCTGGCGCGGCTGGGGACCCACCTGCAGGGGTTGGTGGGGCGGTTCAAGCTTTGATCTGAGGGATGGATCACCTGCACTGGCCTCTTCGCGGGTAAACCCGCTCCCACAGGTATCGCGCAGGTTTCAAGGGCTGAGCAGTACCTGTAGGAGCAGGTTTACCCGCGAAGAGGCCAGTGCGGGCAGAACCCTCCTACAGTTCGCAGCGAAATTTCCTACCTGGCTTTCAGGTCAAGTCCTACAGCTCCGCTGCCGATTGGCAGAGGTGAGATGCCAGCAATGCGCTTGCATCCCCTTTCTTGAATGGACGGAGACTCATCATGCTCGGATACCTCAACCGCAAGCTCGGCAACATCAGTGTCGCTGCCAAGCTGGCCCTCGGCTTTGCGGTGGTCCTGCTGCTTACCCTGGCCACCACCCTCAGCGGCTGGCGCGCACTGGATGGCGCCATTACCCGCTCGGAACAGCTGAGCGAGATCGGCCTGATCAACGACCTCACCAAAGACCTGCGCGCAGAGCGCATCACGTATCGCGTGCTTAACGACGACGCCAGCAAAGCACAAGTTACCCGCATCCTTGACCAGCTGGACGCCATGCTGTCCACGCTGCAGCAACGCAGCAACGTTGATGAGTCTCGCCAGTTACTGAGCGAGAAGCTGGCGATGCTGCAGCGCCTGCGCGACACCTTCAGCGAGCTGCAAAGCAGCGTCATCAAACGTACTGCCCTGCGCGAAACCATGCAGGCACAGGAACATAAGCTGAACGAGGTCATCGAGAATCTACAGACCCAGGCCCTGCTGAACATGTCGGCCGACGGCCAGCGCAGTGCCGTACTGAGCCTGATGGATAACCTCACCCGGCATGTCGATGGCGCTAACCAGCAAAGCCTGATGCCGGCCTATACCTTCTCCCCCGTCGAGGAATTCACGCGGGTGGGCGAACGTGCGCTGGACGCCGCCGATACCAGCCTTGGGCAATTGCTACAAAACCTCGAGCCGCTGGGCTTGCCACACGCGCTCACCGAGCAACCCGGTACCGAGTTGGCCAAATACCGGGCCAGCCTGGACCAATACCGCCGCGCGGCCGTGCGGGTTGAGCAACTGCAGAATGCGATGGAGCAAATGGGTGATGAACTGGCCGCAGTGAGCGTGCAACTGGGTGAACGCAAGATCGAACAGCGCGACAGCGAAGCCTTGGCCGCCCGCTCGCTGCTGACCGGCGTAGCGCTGCTGGCACTCGCAATGGGGGTGTTGGCCGCCTGGCTGATCACCTTGCAGATCACCCAGCCGTTGCGCCAGACGCTGGCCGTGGCTGCACGCATAGCCAACGGCGACCTGAGCCAGGTTGACGCGGTGCAACGTCGTGACGAGATGGGCCAGTTGCAAAGCCGCATGCGCGAGATGACCTTGAGCCTGCGCGAGCTTATCGGGGGTATCGACCAAGGCATCGGCCAACTGTCACAGGCCGCCACACAGCTGGCAGCCAGCAGCGAGGACACCAAAATGAAGATCAACCAGCAGCGCGAGGAAACCGACCAGGTGGCCACCGCCATGAACCAGATGAGCGCCACCGTTCAGGAAGTGGCACAGAACGCCGAGCAGGCCTCGCTGGCTGCAACCAACGCCGACCAGCAGGCCCAGGTGGGCGACCAGGTCGTATCCGAAGCCATCGGCCGTATCGAGCAACTGGCCGGGCAGATGGACCATTGCCTGACGGCCATGCAGCACCTGGCAGGCGAAAGCCAGCGTATTGGCAGCATCCTCGATGTGATCAAGTCGGTGTCCGAACAGACCAACTTGCTGGCCCTGAACGCGGCTATCGAGGCGGCACGGGCGGGAGAAGCCGGACGCGGATTTGCCGTGGTGGCCGATGAAGTGCGCGGTTTGGCCAAGCGTACCTCGACTGCAACCGAAGAGATTGGCCAGCTAATCGACAGCCTGCACAACGGTACCGACGAGGTGACCCGCTTGCTGGACAGCAGCAAGAACCTGACCGAGCAGAGCGTGGAGCTGAGCCGCAGGGCCGGGCATGCGCTGAGCCAGATCGCCGACACGGTGTCGAACATTCAGGGCATGAACCAGCAAATCGCCACGGCCAGCGAAGAACAAAGCGTGGTGGCCGAGCAAATCAACCGAAGCGTGATCAATGTGCGGGATGTGTCGGATCAGACCAGTGCGGCCAGCGAACAGACGGCGGCCTCGAGCGGGGAGCTGGAGCAGTTGGGGCAGCAGTTGCGGGGGATGGTTGGGCGGTTCAGCATTTGAGGTTACAGGGGCTGCCTTGCAGCCCAATCGCCGGCAAGCCAGCTCCCACAGGCATGACGCTGACCTGCTTTTTGTGGGAACTGGCTTGCCGGCGATTGGGGCGCAAAGCGCCCCCGCTTTTTACAGCACC belongs to Pseudomonas putida NBRC 14164 and includes:
- a CDS encoding methyl-accepting chemotaxis protein, giving the protein MLGYLNRKLGNISVAAKLALGFAVVLLLTLATTLSGWRALDGAITRSEQLSEIGLINDLTKDLRAERITYRVLNDDASKAQVTRILDQLDAMLSTLQQRSNVDESRQLLSEKLAMLQRLRDTFSELQSSVIKRTALRETMQAQEHKLNEVIENLQTQALLNMSADGQRSAVLSLMDNLTRHVDGANQQSLMPAYTFSPVEEFTRVGERALDAADTSLGQLLQNLEPLGLPHALTEQPGTELAKYRASLDQYRRAAVRVEQLQNAMEQMGDELAAVSVQLGERKIEQRDSEALAARSLLTGVALLALAMGVLAAWLITLQITQPLRQTLAVAARIANGDLSQVDAVQRRDEMGQLQSRMREMTLSLRELIGGIDQGIGQLSQAATQLAASSEDTKMKINQQREETDQVATAMNQMSATVQEVAQNAEQASLAATNADQQAQVGDQVVSEAIGRIEQLAGQMDHCLTAMQHLAGESQRIGSILDVIKSVSEQTNLLALNAAIEAARAGEAGRGFAVVADEVRGLAKRTSTATEEIGQLIDSLHNGTDEVTRLLDSSKNLTEQSVELSRRAGHALSQIADTVSNIQGMNQQIATASEEQSVVAEQINRSVINVRDVSDQTSAASEQTAASSGELEQLGQQLRGMVGRFSI
- a CDS encoding methyl-accepting chemotaxis protein, which encodes MTATVHEVARNAEQASEAALMADQQAREGDRVVGEAVAQIERLAGEVINSSEAMNQLKAESDKIGSVLDVIKSVAQQTNLLALNAAIEAARAGEAGRGFAVVADEVRSLAQRTQQSTEEIEELIAGLQSGTQQSTEEIEELIAGLQSGTQRVASVMDNSRQLTDSSVELTRRAGSSLETITRTVSSIQAMNQQIATAAEEQTAVAEEINRSVMNVRDISDQTSAASEETASSSVELARLGTHLQGLVGRFKL